One Miscanthus floridulus cultivar M001 unplaced genomic scaffold, ASM1932011v1 fs_308_2_3, whole genome shotgun sequence DNA window includes the following coding sequences:
- the LOC136531243 gene encoding cytochrome P450 CYP72A616-like, with amino-acid sequence MDDDVVAAAAASSPWSLFQGLLALLIAWGSYQAAETFWLRPRRLDRVLRAQGLTGTEYCFPAGDLKENARLNDEARSRSMPLCHDVVPRVMPHLFNTVKEHGDICITWFGPIPRVVITEAELIRDILSNKSGHFEKFIANKRLIKMLALGIASHDGEKWANHRRILNPAFHLEKLKRMLPAFSTCCTELIDRWENKLAGSDGSYELDIWPEFQNLTGDVISRTAFGSSFMEGRRIFQLQGEQAERLIKAFQYMYIPGFMFFPTQNNRRMNEINREIEGTLRGMIEKRERAIENGEASGNDLLGLLLQSNMESGKGSLSMSTEDVIEECKLFYFAGMETTSVLLTWTLVILGMHPEWQDRAREEVLSVFGKDKQPNFDGLGRLKTVTMILYEVLRLYPPAVTLNRRTFKDMKIGGISYPAGVILELPIIVVHHNPDVWGKDAHEFKPERFAEGISKATKDQPAFFPFGWGPRICIGQNFALLEAKMALSMILQRFEFQLSPSYTHAPYTVLTLHPQHGAPIIFKKI; translated from the exons ATGGACGACGACGTCGTAGCAGCTGCAGCAGCTTCATCACCGTGGAGCCTGTTCCAGGGGCTCCTTGCCCTGCTGATCGCGTGGGGGAGCTACCAGGCCGCGGAGACATTCTGGCTGCGGCCCCGGCGGCTCGATCGGGTGCTCCGGGCACAGGGGCTTACCGGCACTGAGTACTGCTTCCCGGCCGGCGACCTCAAGGAGAACGCTAGGCTCAACGACGAGGCACGATCGAGGTCTATGCCATTGTGCCATGACGTAGTTCCCCGTGTGATGCCGCATCTCTTCAACACAGTTAAGGAGCACG GCGACATTTGTATCACCTGGTTCGGACCAATTCCCAGGGTGGTTATCACGGAGGCAGAGTTAATCAGAGACATCCTATCAAACAAGTCTGGCCACTTCGAGAAGTTCATCGCGAACAAGCGTCTTATAAAAATGCTCGCCCTTGGGATTGCGAGTCACGATGGTGAGAAATGGGCAAATCACAGAAGGATCCTGAACCCCGCATTCCATCTCGAAAAGCTCAAG CGCATGCTGCCGGCGTTCTCGACGTGCTGTACTGAGCTTATAGATCGCTGGGAGAACAAGCTCGCTGGTTCTGACGGATCATATGAACTGGATATCTGGCCGGAGTTTCAGAACCTCACTGGAGACGTGATCTCCCGCACGGCATTTGGCAGCAGCTTCATGGAAGGGCGAAGGATCTTCCAACTTCAGGGCGAGCAAGCAGAGCGGCTAATCAAGGCCTTCCAGTATATGTACATCCCTGGCTTCAT GTTCTTCCCGACACAGAACAATCGGAGGATGAACGAGATCAACAGGGAAATCGAAGGGACTCTAAGGGGCATGATCGAGAAGAGGGAGCGTGCAATCGAAAACGGCGAAGCGAGCGGCAATGACTTGCTCGGTTTGCTACTGCAGTCGAACATGGAGAGCGGGAAAGGCAGCCTGAGCATGAGCACCGAGGACGTGATTGAGGAGTGCAAGCTCTTCTACTTCGCGGGGATGGAAACCACGTCGGTGCTGCTCACGTGGACGCTCGTCATCCTAGGCATGCACCCAGAGTGGCAGGACCGTGCGAGGGAGGAGGTCCTTAGCGTGTTCGGCAAGGACAAGCAGCCCAATTTCGACGGCCTAGGTCGACTCAAAACG GTGACCATGATACTATACGAGGTGCTCAGGCTGTATCCACCGGCAGTGACGCTAAACCGAAGAACATTCAAAGACATGAAGATTGGAGGCATCTCCTACCCTGCAGGGGTAATCCTCGAGCTTCCCATAATCGTCGTCCACCACAATCCTGATGTCTGGGGGAAGGACGCACATGAGTTCAAGCCAGAGAGGTTCGCTGAGGGGATCTCAAAGGCGACCAAGGACCAACCAGCATTCTTCCCCTTCGGGTGGGGGCCGAGGATCTGTATCGGGCAGAACTTTGCGCTGCTTGAGGCCAAGATGGCTTTGAGCATGATCCTCCAGCGCTTCGAGTTCCAACTGTCGCCTTCGTACACGCATGCACCGTACACTGTCCTGACGCTGCATCCTCAGCATGGCGCGCCAATTATATTCAAGAAGATCTGA